A genomic region of Carassius carassius chromosome 13, fCarCar2.1, whole genome shotgun sequence contains the following coding sequences:
- the LOC132155658 gene encoding neuromedin-B-like has protein sequence MAVSSEDANSKYRLFAFIMLFNISLSTAVSLDLTELQNKVSKIKVHPRGNLWATGHFMGKKSISSSQFQDSPFSSKLPRNTMGESGSFEDLRELITQEVLKVALQAQLEDPKRTRDVYNQDLMVKLLKNYIEKRNLW, from the exons ATGGCTGTGAGTTCTGAAGATGCAAACAGCAAATATAgactgtttgctttcattatgcTTTTTAACATCTCGTTAAGCACCGCAGTCAGTCTCGATTTAACTGAGCTGCAAAATAaagtttccaaaataaaagtgcATCCACGTGGGAATCTCTGGGCGACAG GTCATTTCATGGGCAAGAAGAGTATTTCAAGCAGCCAGTTCCAGGACTCTCCGTTCTCCTCAAAGCTTCCCAGGAATACAATGGGAGAATCCGGGAGTTTTGAGGATTTGAGGGAGCTGATCACCCAGGAGGTGCTGAAAGTTGCTCTTCAGGCTCAGCTTGAAGATCCAAAGAGGACACGAGATGTTTATAATCAG GACTTGATGGTAAAGCTTTTGAAAAACTACATTGAAAAAAGGAACCTATGGTGA
- the LOC132156069 gene encoding signal peptidase complex catalytic subunit SEC11A: MLSLDFLDDVRRMNKRQLYYQVLNFGMIVSSALMIWKGLMVVTGSESPIVVVLSGSMEPAFHRGDLLFLTNRVEDPIRVGEIVVFRIEGREIPIVHRVLKIHEKENGDVKFLTKGDNNSVDDRGLYKQGQHWLEKKDVVGRARGFVPYIGIVTILMNDYPKFKYAVLCLLGLFVLVHRE; this comes from the exons ATGTTATCATTAGACTTCCTCGATGATGTCCGGCGAATGAATAAGCGGCAG CTTTACTATCAGGTGCTGAATTTTGGCATGATTGTATCTTCAGCCTTGATGATCTGGAAAGGCTTGATGGTTGTGACTGGGAGTGAAAGCCCGATTGTGGTTGTTCTCAG TGGAAGCATGGAGCCTGCATTTCACAGAGGAGACCTCCTCTTTCTCACAAATCGTGTTGAAGATCCAATCAGAGTGGGAGAGATTGTTGTGTTCAGGATTGAAGGAAGAGAAATTCCCATTGTACACAGAGTCCTAAAAATTCATGAAAA AGAAAATGGTGATGTCAAGTTCTTGACAAAAGGTGACAATAATTCTGTGGATGACAGAGGCCTTTACAAGCAGGGACAGCACTGGTTGGAGAAGAAAGATGTGGTGGGAAGAGCAAGAGG GTTTGTGCCTTACATTGGAATTGTCACAATTTTGATGAATGACTACCCCAAATTTAAG TATGCTGTACTGTGTTTGCTCGGGCTGTTTGTTTTGGTACACAGAGAATGA